taaccgtacctaaacgtgtatattgagttggctcaataacagttaaccgaagttagccatatgaacacttttgtatcaaccatgttcatcttaaaacTTTTAGATCGATTGATAATTAAATTAATCGAattatgttactcatagagttgttcaattgtttatattctcatagaagtatacaagacacaattgaagcaaaatcggattgattcaaaagaatcagttcatgaacattttagccacggtttgcaaagattgcattcctaaatatataaatgtatttgttcatgagtatgaaattatacttaaccgattttagaacttgaaccattTAAGTttacaaacgggtatgcaaacttaagttccggacattggtcacgagccgacagtttgcaaacgggtacgtaaacTTTATCTCCGGactgaactcagttgaaaccgtttgcgaatggGTACGTAAACTTGGTTTCCtaacttcaacagttaaatcatttTGCGAACGgttatgcaaacttaagtaccctgacttaaacagttgaataagtttgtgaacgggtatgcaaacttaacttccggtccttaattccatgaaaacagttcgcacacttagtacagaaaccgtaatgtatccaggcatgggttttagctcttaactcccatttcaatcattgaaacattcttagaagatgaaaatagatgtctcacacaaactattagcttataagcaattttcaagtgatcgaatgatcaatacgaaacattccgagtctacatcaaatgactgtctcacacaaatcatataagatgttaataggtgattttcacatgatcatcttttgactttcgtcaagaataatgatgaacgtagttaaagcaaatagatttccaacacatatttcgagaaagatatatgcgagttaaactcagctcgaaatatcaaatgtgtataatgtagagtctatatagctatacgactttgtctcaataggagatagaatagaatagacttctgagtgatatatgagttcaagtctccacatacccttttgttgatgaagtttcacaagctccccttagtagttcttcgtcttcaatcgttgaatgtcgtgaagtctaaatctcaactacacattctatcctaatcagagacatagctataagtatattagaaatcaagacttatagttttgataactaaacttgacaaacaagctttggatagcaatgcttgcgagtccgaccgagcagtgctctaacaggtacaAGTACTATACTGGCATCGTCCCATAAAAAACTGTAAATATTCTTATAACCATAATGATTAGTTTTTCTGTCAAATTCCCATGGAGGACCCAATAACAAATGACAAGCATCCAAACTAGTAACATCATACCAGTCTTTATCATTATATTTGTTACTAATTGAAAAGGAAATAAAGCAACATTTGTTTACTTTTACCTCGTTCCCTTTCTTAAGCCAGGAAAGCTTGTAAGGATGTGGATGTGCCTTGGTTTCCAGCTTGAAACTTTTCACAACCTcttcatcaattttttttcacaactgccaagataaataaaaagacgaCAAACAATTCCTTCAATCGTGCAAGTTGGTGGAATATATTGGTACGCAACCACATATCACCATCTTCTTGACGTAGAGTAAGGAAATTTCTTCTCACCACAAAGTTGACTCCTTGATATCCGTACACAACTTCATCAGTAGGGTCATCATCTTCAGAATCATCATCGAAAATTCCATCATCACCACTGTTTTATTCAACGAACAACACCTTATTCACCTATTCTCCTTTGTGACAATCACTTATGACATCGGCCTCCGAAAGTATTAATTGGGTTTTTATTTGATGTGGACACAGAATTAGGTTTACTAGATGTACCTGATGTTGAAGTACTATGGTTACTCACTGGAGATGCTGCCACATTAGTACCCCAACTCGAGCTTTTACGCCCCGCTTGCTTCTCTATCTGCCTTGCTCTATGATGTGCATTCGAAATCGAAAGACGGTCAAACATGTTGAGTGTGTCCTGATATTGTTGTGGTAGACCGCCTATATAACGATCCATTGTTTGCGCTTCCGCCTCTGACAGGTCGTTAAGAGTAAGTAGTCGGTAAAACTCCTTTGTGTACTCATCGACAGAACGTGTTCCTTTGCGTAGGTTTTGCAGTTGCTGGTACATCATGCCAACGTGGTTATGCGGCAAAAATTCAGCTCTCGtgtgtttcttcatcttctcccacgAGACTAACTTATCCTTTCCCTTACGACTTCGTTGCAGTTTGTGTTGTTTCCACCACGAATTAGCTCTCCCAAGGAACATAGTTGCTACTAATAGAACTCGTTTGTTACTTGGTACATATTTAAATTCTAAGACTTCCTCGACCGTATTCAACCAAGAAAGAAACTCTTCCGGTTCTAAACCACCATGAAATTCTGGAATCTCTACTTTTATTCCTTCCTTCCAACGTTCAGAATCTTCATGTCGGTTTCTATTAGCAAGGTTGTCATTACCTTCTTATGATTTGTCTTCTATGTCTTCTTCACTAGGATGTTACGTCGAATCAACATACCTTCGATATCTGTTATTAATTATTCTCTCAATTCATTAACGTTGATAACTTCTGGAGAACCTCCTCGACCTCGACCTCTTCCTTGACCGACTAATATTCTTGGGGGCATCatataaaccctaaaatcaaCTCCTCTCTGATACCAAACTAGTGCAGCGGAtatattgaaaagaaagaaaagggatAGCTTTTTCAGAtcgactatgaacgaagataattatttAGATCTCGATTTTCCCGACTACAAATAAGAACCAAAATTAAACTTGAACAAGttcaataaaataattatattaaTCAAATTCAACTGTCTAAAACAATAACTAGAAGACCCTTAAATAGACTTGGGAAAAGTCCTAACttgtgcgacaagagaggatgagaacaacccaaaaccgactcaaactcaaaatttgtgattttaggaaaatttaaGATTTTCCTAAATAATGAAagtatttatcaaaaaaaaaactatgggcacaaacggcgactcaaacgtacccctaacgaagaagttattagcaaAACAAAGCGGTCATAGACCCccttgtcatgattattgggtcgtttcccatcaaaatagacacccgtCGGGCTGTTTCACAACAGTCGTGTCTTTTGCCTCTaaataggctatggcgtgctcgtctgcatcaCTTAATGATTATTTTTCATGCAGCAAGTATATGAAATGTAACCCACAAACTCCCGTTTTACTTAATTGCAGCGTTTTAAATGCCCCTAATTGAAGAACGGGTAAAAAAACGCCTGCACGCCACATCACCTGTCCCATTACAAACTCATTGGTCTAGCTATTATCCCAGGTTTAACAAAAGCGAGCGTTGTTTTTTTTCCCTAGGATTTCATAAATCTTAGTTTCGTTTAAAACTGAAGATTACCATAATGGCCGGTCAAATCAGATCCGTTTGGAGATCAGCCGAAAATatcttctattttttattttatttttagaggaaatcatatttcaattcattcaaaatgatcattatatgattatttacaagattatcaaaagcaccaaaatacaagataatcaaaacccaaatacaaatgacGACACCAATTGCGAGTACATCGTGAAGAGAGAGAGCCATGAACCGCAAAGACATCCAATTTTTGTAGATGTAGTAGTGATGAATGATGGTGTAAACCGGAATCAACTCCGACCATTTAAAATGATTATCTTCTTCAAAAAGATGCTCCAAATGAAATGGAATATTTCgcccaaaatcttgtagatccaatCGAATCTGGGTGGCCTAAATCCCTCTTGTTGAAGAGGAAGCCAAAGCGACGCCGAGCAGAATTGTTGATGTTCTTGACAAATCGAGAATAACAAGTCCGTGAACATCATGAAAATCTAAAAGACTCGCTATTaaagcgaagagaaaatcgttgaaaagacaaagaaaagatcGCCCAAACAGCGAAGAAATGTGTCCATAAACACCAAAACCAACAAAGTAAAAACACAAATTAAATTATTCTCAttcataaaaaactaaaaatcctTACTCAAATCTGGCCCAAAAGAACTAGATCGGAGCAAGATAAAAGAGAAAGTTTTaaaggtttttcttttctttttttctaggaGAGAGGGAGGGAAAATATCTTCTCATACCTCCATGATTTACTCGGAAGAACAACCTCGTCTCCTCTGAGTATTGTTTAAAATATCACTTAACTCGCTCACCATTAACCAGATTACTATGATACCAACTCACATATATATCTGATATGCAGATGTCGAGTACACGGTGAAATAATGACACGGATAACATAAACAAAACAcatatgcttcaaaaaataaacaCAGAATTTTTACAACCTTACTTGACATAAACACAAACAAAAGATAAAGGAAGAAGCTTAAAACTGTGTGAAATAGCCTGTGCTATTACGGCACGGGTCATTCCCTAATATACATTATTACCCACACCACAAATAAAACGGAATAAGATAAAAGCATCCTTGATATGCACATTTTCTTCCATGGCAGACAACCGACTAATTACTGAGGTAGATCAGGGAGGGTTGGGCGTGATCTAACAACGTTCAACACTCCTCTTGCAGTTGTCTGTTTATGAAACACCAATTAGTTAGAATAAGTTTAAATGAAAGACACTAAAATGTGGTCAGACAAAACTTACCTCAAAGAAGGAATTGAAATTCAGACGTAAGAGAAATCTTCTCAAAAATGGAGCTCGTTGACTCCCAGCAAGCCTACTACTGCGCAATATCGTGTATAACGAGTTTGATTTCTTGTTAAATTCCTGTAATAGAGAGCATTGGTTGGTAAACACCACTGAAATCAAATAGACAAGAAAGAAACAGCAAGGTAACAGAAAACATTTTTTTACCATACCGAGGAAAAATTAATCAAACTACCTCGGTTATATGGTCTAGGTCACTTGAGTGTGGACTGTTTTCGGATTCAATGGTCCAGCAGAACTGCAGGCAAAGTTTCATTATACTATCGAGTATCCTCGACACAGATCCAATGTCCAGAAAAGATTGTGAAATCAGAGCAGATAAGTATCTGCAAATGACATTCCATCAAATGTTAGCATTTTCTGTTACCACCACCGGAACAGCTTATATTCTACCAACAGCAGTAAGAAGTGCATACCAGCAGAGCATTTTAAATTACTGACAGTTCGTATAAGATAGTCGATAATTGAGATTAGCATGAGAGTAAATCAAGAGGATCACTAAAAAATGGCAGCAACATTCCCTAAGAGATGTTGAAATGTCGATTTCAGCATAATACTCCAGAATGTGCAAGCAGCCAAGACAAGTTTAATAAAGTTATAGAGATCATAGTAGATCAAGCTTAAATGAAAACCATAGTTGCTTTTCCAGCTGTAAATTAACTGGATAGATGTGTTATACTCACTCTTGGTGAAATCCCACAAGTTCAGTAAAATCATGAGAATCTTGAACACGAGCTTGCAGAACATTCCACTGAGATTCTATGACATCGACCTGAAAATGTATAGGCCTTCATTATGAGTAGTGGAGTAACTGGCCAAAACCCTCAAGCAGAGTTGAGGTTCATTTTGTTTGCACGTGTTTACAAGAAAGAGTGAAGACGTCCCGAAGCACACAAAACCTGGATATAGAACTGCAGATTTCTTATAAGGAAAGCCATATGCTCCCTCACATGCCACATTGGTCTGGAACGTTGCCGCCGCTGCTGGGATATGGAGCAGTTTTCCCGATCATTTCGACGTTTTGCAAAATCCGTGTGATCTTGGTGCATTACTGAAGCCCAAGATTTCTCTAACTCCATTTGTGTTCTTTTAAGCCTGAGCAAATACTGGAATACTCGGCGATACCTGTAGCAGATTCCATGCTTAAATTTTGTGAAAAATTAACTTTCGACCAGCTCCAACTTATATCATGATGTGCATGCAAAATTGCTAAACAGAACTTACTTGGagagaacttcttgtgagaaGAACAGCTGCAAAGGCCAATCCACacaatattcaagagaaataccATCCCATCCATCTAAAGAAAGCTCTGAAGAAGCAGTCCCTTGATATGTGAGACCTACATCCCCGCTAGATTTCGGCAACAGACCCCCTTGGGAAGATGCGACTGTGATTCCTGATGAAGGCATCCTAGTGACATGAAATTAAAGTTTACGTACCATCATACTATGCACGTTAGCAAAAGACACATCTAGTGGGGTTCGCAAAATTATAACTCAATAACAAGTGTGGTCATCAATGACTCTAACCTTAAAGATACTCTCGAGAAGTACTTGTCTTCATCGCCTATAGTCTTTATTGCAGCCTGCATAAAATCTAAAATCAGAAAAACAATACAGAATAGATCCACGGACACAGATGACGACGGGCTTGACTGGTTAGAAGAGCTTCAAGGTACAAGATACAATATTGCAAGGAAAACCCCAGAAATGACAGCATACTAAAACAAAATTTATCCAAATAGTTTAAGAGAAATAACTGTATAAACCAATATCTTTTTGCTTGGTTGGTTAAAAGAGCTTCAGGATACAAGATATAGAAAGCAGTTTATGATGAATAGAAGGTGCAAGGAAAACCCAAATATAGCAGATTACCAATTCAGTATAAACCAAAATCCTGGATAAGGATAAAACCAAAATGCACCAAAATGTAGTATTTGTGGATCCTTATTGGTAACAGATATGAGAATGACCATCTTGCTGTCTAGTAGGGTATTTTTATGGTTTTAGCTCTCAGTGATCATGGTTGTAAAAATCTTACCAGCTGAAATGGTACCACAAGATCGGCTTCCGCGGTAGACTGTCGAGGTGGTAGACGCATCAACTGGCGACTCTCCTCAAGAAAACACTGGCATATGCAGTAGGTAATATATTATGAGAAACAAATTACTGATTTCTGTTTTGTTGTGGATGATGTTAAACATTCTTTACCACACAAAAGGGGCCCTAGCGTGAATGCTAGTGACATTAACAAATCTGCTACGTTCAAGGACAGAAAACGCCACAAACAAACACAAAAGGTTGGGATTTGAGCTTTCCTTGCCTGAAAAAAATCTCCTTTTGCTAACAGGAAATAATCTTTAAGGGCTCTCAGGTGACCATTCAAGTCCGCACGTACAACAACAAGCTGTTACTAAGAAGTCAGACGATGAATAAGTGCATATATAAGTCCAAGAGAAGTTCTTTTCCCATACATCACCTGCCATAAATGACTGGCAGCAATAACACGGACAGCATCAACGGCAGACTCAAATGACCTTTTGTGGAACTCAGACGAATCCTGGACTAGATGAAAAAACTAGCATAAGTACAAGATAACAGCATAGAGGATACCAATGCAGTACAAGTATCACTTTAAAGGATATCTGTGTTGACCAAACCTTGAGCTTTTTAAGCATAGCATCAACTTTGTCAGCCTCAGCCTGTGGCAATAATTCTTCTACTACCATCTTCGTATCAACAGAAAACTCCTTATGAAAAGCAAATCGTCCTGTAAACCCTTGAACCTTCTGTGGTCCCCGAGATACCGGTTGATGTGAAACCACATCCTGACATTTGAAAGAAGGACTTGGGTTTCGTAAAACCCTTACTGCCTTACCAGCAAAAAGTATCGACTCTGCAACACGCATATGGATGTAATCTGGTAACATTTCCTGAgagaattatttggaaaatgttaaAACATAATATATTTTGGCTCATAAAACAATTGTAACAAAAGAGAACCGCCAAATCTGACACTAAAAGGGCAGGGAAAGTGACAAGGTGGAACTTGAACGTATTTCAATAGTATATAAACCTAGGTCAAAATTCATGGAGGGAAAGGTAGATAGAAAATAAATCTTGAAAAGTAATGCTCCATAGTCGTATAAAatgcaaaataaataataattgtaCTTCAATTCAACTCTACCAGGAAAATATGAAATCCCAAATGCCAATCAGTCAATGATGCATCATCGGGTGATTTTTGCACAGACTTGCCAAAGTTTTCTGGAGGTGATTCCTCATTTCCTATAATCATGTCCTCCTGCCTGGAAACCATACAGAAGAATACATTGTCATATTCCATGAGCAAATGATAATCCACATAAGGCAGTTGGAGCCAGTTTAGACCTTTTGTTACAAAAAAAGCTTATTTATTGTGGAAGTGATTACCTTCTAATGAAAAACTCTCCATGTTGATCTTGAATTATTCCATGTATCATCCAGGACGCAAGTTGATTATACATAACCTGATGTCCGTGCCAAAGAAGCCTGCGCTTATACAAATATCAACAAACAAAAAGATAAGTTAATTTGAATTTCACTTTGAAATCAGAATACATGATGCAACAATAAGAAGCAGTTCCACCTTTGAAAGCATGCTTGTAACTCTGGTACCCCACAATGGCATCGTTTGTGCAAAAGGTTAAGAAGCTTTCCTCCTCGAATATCATCACGCTCAATCTCCACAATAAGCTCATGAAGAGGAGGCAAAAGCACAAAAAACTGCGAAAATGAAATCCATTTCTTGTAAGAAATTGAACATTCCATGTTCCAACAAGCATTTGGGTGCAAGAAAACAACCTAAGCTACCACTGCTATACCTTGTTTAGACCTTGAGTTATAGTTGCCAAAATCGGCATAGGATCTGACAACAATTTCTGCTCAACATTTAAAACAACGGATCTATAAACTGATAAGATCTCGACAATACCATTAGCAATGGCTCTACGATACACACTTGGGTTCTTTGTTTTCCCTCTTAAAAGCACAAGCTGTTGTGGTAAAGAAGGAGTATTATTTGTAGAACGAATCCAACTTAAATCACGAGACTTTGTAGCAAACCGGTCAAGCTCCCGATAGTAAAACCCTAAGGAAATTAACCTCTCAATAACATCCCTACAATCATCCAAAATATAGGcaattagggttttaatttttcgtcatatttcaaaattttcatttagATTTTCACATAATGTTGTAAAAAGTAATTCAAATTATGCCTAGTTGTATCAATGTGGGTTTGTGTAATGAAAATACCTTTCAGAAGCTTCAATGAAAGAAAGATCAGGAGCAAGTTTGAAAGTAGATTCCTCGGAGATTGGAGAATCAGTAGTTACAGAAATACCTAATGATTCTTGATGCTCTCTTTCGTCTATGATAAGATCTCCGGTATACCCTACTAGTGCTAAGAGAAGCTCGTGTaacatcttcgtcgtcttcttcttcttagagTACTACTGTAGTAATATCTTAATATTTCTAGTTTAGGTCTTTTCAGTGAGGAGAAAATATAGTACTTCCCCAGGATGTCCGCCTCTGGTTTGAGTAGGTTTGGCGGGATCGATTGAGTAACTTTTTTAAATTCGACAGAATTGGGAACCTAAAAGTGCTTATAGCAACCTAAGTAGCTTTGGCGGGATAGAACATCTAACATCACAATAGTCGCTGCGATGATCTTTTCCACTATGTCCACAATGCGTTGAGCAACCACTTTGTATTGCCATTCTAAAAGTCGAAAAGTCAGAAGTTAATTTGACTGTTAGATTTCAAATTTACAAAGCAAAATAATTTTGTTTCTCATTTCTGCTTCTGACTTCGATTTATGGAAAAACAAAAGTTAGAAACAGATTTGTGTCCAAACGCGCATGTAAAAATCGAGTActcagtttgcaacaattatcTCCTACAGTGATAAAAGCATTCCCTTTCGTCCATAATATGGGAGGTAGGGGATCAATTCCCTTTCGTCCATAATATGGGAGGTAGGGGATCAATTCCCTTTGCTAGGTTTGTTCAGGGGGTGGGCCTAGTTGTGTCGTATCATGAAAAAAAAACTGAGTAGTCAAAATTTCAGGGTCCAATTTTTAGCCTatacatttttgtttttttttttttcagttaagTCAAAATTATATTAAAAGAAGATCATATTTACATCGAGTTTACACGGTAGAAAGCAAAAAAAGAGgctaaaaagtccaaaaagaaaaaacttacaaactatttgAATCTAAAATGAGCACATGTTGGCAATTCTAAGCTCGTGGTGAAGTCAAGCCCGACGTTATACTCATTGATTTCCCCTTGTtacaacacaaaattggttaaaaagaccaaaattaacaattcccaggtgaaaaagacttgtacattttgatactctttaaatggccaaaaattaaaaagatactgttcatatggacaaaaatataaaaatagccaggatgtaaccagtttcatcctaccaattttcaaatattttttcttatttttaatttatatcaggatgcatccagtttcatcgttgcaattttttaagtttaagccgcgatgaatccagtttcatccttgctaaaaaaaaaaattggccatttcacccatactaatttttactcgtccatttgaaccatgttttaagtttttttggacaaatgacccattttccgttgttACAAATTACAACATCTCTTGGCTAAGGTGTCCGCTAAGAAATTCACCTCACAATAAGCAATTCTCAAAGATTGCTGCATCAAAACTGGCACAAGCTACTAGCTAACGATGTCTAAACTGCCACGGCAAAATCATAGTCATGCAAGCTTGAATTGCGCTTGAAGAATCAGAATGTACTTTAACTTTACTGAATCCAAACTACACCTCTCATTCAAGACCATATGTAAGTGATTCATCCATATAGTTTTAAGCATTCCCCAGACTAAAAAAGACAACACCTAACCATTCACAATCCGCATTTCTGTTATAACACCATACCCAGCCAACCCCGAATTATTCAAAGACGCACCATCACATCATAATAATAACTTCTTAGTCAATGGAGGATTCTAGAAGCATTTAGTTGGAGCAGCATAATTGACTTGCTTATGTTCCACATGGAAGTAATTCGAAATTCTAACATCATCGGGAGAATCAAACATAACCCCCTTGCAGCATCGAGAAAACATGTGAACCTGATGATACACCTTTGCTTTGAGCTTAGCAAATTTGACAATAGCATCATCTCTTTATTTCGCAGTTTCCATAGTATTGACCGTACAACCATACTCGTCAACAACCAGATATCCTTAATGATGCGACTTTTACCCTTCGCAATATTATAACATGCCACAAAATCATACACGTGGTGGATTTTTAAAAATACATGCAATCCATCTCCAAATTTGCACGGCTACTGGGCGAACCCAAATAATATGCAACATAGAACCAACACCACCTTTGCAAAATGGCTCATCTGTTATCTAATGGTCTTTGCAAATGACCCTGCACTTTATCAAGAGTAGCGCAGGAATCATCTCTCAACAACTTCCAATTTCGAATTGCAAGTGAAGGATAAATTGAAGGTCTCCAAAGCAAGTTGGCACCTTGCAGCTCATGATATTTTTTGCGAACAAGATTTCCAACCTATATATTTTTGATTCTAGGGTACGGGAGATACTCAAAATTTGGGCGTGTATAACCAACGTCCAAAGTAGTTGTATTTTTCACAGCTAAGGCGTAACCACAAACCATAAATGTGGTTGAATTGTTGTTTCTGGTAGCGCTTGCTCCAAGTGGGATGAGTGCAATAAAAATATCAAACGTTTCTACCACCCATTCTTGTTTAAATTGTAAGTCATGTATATTTGTTGTAGACTTGTAGGCCATTATGTTTGTATTTCTAATTTGCATAAGTGACTTATACATGCGTATTTTCACGTATACTCGTATAGTCGGATAACACAAAAACATTTTTGGAAGTGACATATATTTTTTAGCTTCATCAAGCTCACAATGAGAATAATTTCATTTCATATTATGGGTTTTTCCAACAACACATGATACACCATATTGGGAATGGCACTACAAAACATGATCCTTCATCACCCTCATATCACCCAAAAGCATTACCACCATTTGGAGTCTGTTGCAAAACTCTTAGATCATGTTACAAACCTTTGGGACTATGATCTCTATCAAAGTTTTCACCTGAAACTGCAACTGGGATTAAAAATCTCCATTTATCCCAAGGTAGACACCGAATAAGATCGTTTGGGGCACatacaaaatcaacaaaataggTTGACGACTCTGGttataaatcttttaaccaacaTTCTAAACCCTCAAACCAATCGAAGTAAACAACCAAAGATAAAATAATCCTAATTATAGTTGGTTTGGAAACTGGACTAAAGGTTTCATCATAGTCTAAGACAACTTGCTGGTGAAATCCGTTAGTCACCAAACTGGTTATACATTTAAATTGAACCATCTAATATTGTTTAATTCCGAATATCCACTTACATTCTATCAATTTATGAGGGGAAGAAGATGAAATTAGACACTAGCACTCTAAAGAGCATTAAACTTTTCAACCATAATGTTTTCCTAATGAGGACCTTTTTGGGATTGAGTAAACCAATTAGTTGTGGAAGCAGGAATTAGAAAATCAAAGTTGCATATAAGACAAGTTTTATTTGAGTATACTTTATGTCTGAAAAAACCATTTTGACCTCTAATAACCATACTGTCATAATTATCAACAGGCGCAATAGTTATAGAAGAGGTAGTATGAGTGAATGTGCTGGGCAATGAGGAAGAAACAACTGGGGTAGAAATAACTAGTGGAGAATGACATGTATATGAATAAGCGGTGTAAGACTGATACTATAGAAATACCATGTGGATGGAGATACCCGAGTATACATAGACATATCGGGTAGGGCTGTTAATGGGTCCGGTTCCTCCCGGGTATCGTGCTATCCGGAACCAGATCCTATTGTTTTTttcggttccgggtccggtttcTATTTTAGTTGGCCGAAAACCGGATCTATTAAATAGCCGGGTAACCACCGGTTCCGGGTATTAAACGGATAATTCATATGTTTTATTTTGAAACAGGTAATTCATTTTTGGTTTTACACTACTGGTGCTGAATACACGGGATGGTGTTATCATTTTCTTCTTTCTATGGGTAAAACTTTTCGACCCTTCTACTTAAAttt
This portion of the Papaver somniferum cultivar HN1 chromosome 11, ASM357369v1, whole genome shotgun sequence genome encodes:
- the LOC113323787 gene encoding gamma-tubulin complex component 4-like; its protein translation is MLHELLLALVGYTGDLIIDEREHQESLGISVTTDSPISEESTFKLAPDLSFIEASERDVIERLISLGFYYRELDRFATKSRDLSWIRSTNNTPSLPQQLVLLRGKTKNPSVYRRAIANGIVEILSVYRSVVLNVEQKLLSDPMPILATITQGLNKFFVLLPPLHELIVEIERDDIRGGKLLNLLHKRCHCGVPELQACFQRLLWHGHQVMYNQLASWMIHGIIQDQHGEFFIRRQEDMIIGNEESPPENFGKSVQKSPDDASLTDWHLGFHIFLEMLPDYIHMRVAESILFAGKAVRVLRNPSPSFKCQDVVSHQPVSRGPQKVQGFTGRFAFHKEFSVDTKMVVEELLPQAEADKVDAMLKKLKDSSEFHKRSFESAVDAVRVIAASHLWQLVVVRADLNGHLRALKDYFLLAKGDFFQCFLEESRQLMRLPPRQSTAEADLVVPFQLAAIKTIGDEDKYFSRVSLRMPSSGITVASSQGGLLPKSSGDVGLTYQGTASSELSLDGWDGISLEYCVDWPLQLFFSQEVLSKYRRVFQYLLRLKRTQMELEKSWASVMHQDHTDFAKRRNDRENCSISQQRRQRSRPMWHVREHMAFLIRNLQFYIQVDVIESQWNVLQARVQDSHDFTELVGFHQEYLSALISQSFLDIGSVSRILDSIMKLCLQFCWTIESENSPHSSDLDHITEEFNKKSNSLYTILRSSRLAGSQRAPFLRRFLLRLNFNSFFETTARGVLNVVRSRPTLPDLPQ